CGCTTCTTCACCGAGAAACTGGTAGGCGAAAAATATGCCACGGTGCTCCTGGTGCGTTTGCGGCGCGATGGCGACCTCGAGTATGTGAATTGCGGCCACGTGCCGCCGCTGCTGATTTGTGCCGGAGAAGTCATGCGTCCGCCGCATGGGAATGTTCCGGTGGGACTGCTGCCCGATGCGACTTTCGAAAGCGCCCGCTGCCAGATGAAGTCCGGAGACCGCTTTATCCTGGTGACCGACGGCGTCACCGAAGCGGAAAACGCGATGGGCGACTTTTATGAAGACTTCCGCCTGGAAGCGGCCGCCGCGAAGTCTCCCACGCTCGAAGGAATTTTCAATTCGGTGACGGAATTCTGCGCTGGCAATCCCCTAAGTGACGATTGTACGGTGGTTGAGCTCTGCTACAACAGCGTGGAAGGCTGAGCTTCGGTAGTAAAAGCCGGGGCGCCCCATTTCTCGCGCATTCTGTGCGCGGGGAAAAACTCGCATGAAAATTCTCCTCCAGAGGTGTGGTCGATGAGAGACGTTCCAACGCTCAACGGGGGATCACGGAAGATGGCCGTTCTTACCTGGGGAGCTGGGGGAATGCTGATCCAGCCGCTCGTGACCGTCAAGGTCTACTCAGGTCGGTGTCTGGGCCAGGGCCGCCTTTGAGGGCCCACGCTACCGTGACCGTATAGTCCACTCCTTCCCAACGATTCTCCAGTGGCCAGAAAAAAGTGAAGGTCACCTGCCCTCCCACCGGCAACGAAGCAGTCGGCAGGTCGAGAGTATAGATTCCGAGTCCGGTATCGCGTGTATTGGTATCGTGCGCGGTGGTCCAGCCGTCGATGCTCCAATGCACAGCCCCAGGGTTGAGCAGTACGAGGCGGAGAGTTTTGTTGCGCGGGACGGTGCGTGTCTTGTTATTAAACCTCCAGCCGAAGTGTTGCCGCCCATGCTTATCAATTAAATACCGTTTAACGGTTTGGGGCGGTTGATCGAAAATTTTGCCCTCATGAATCGAGCGCCGCAGCTTTATGTACTCCGAGTGAGCCCAGACCAGAGGGCAGGCTGAGCCGGTTGGTTTACCGCGGAAAAGCTCGAGCGCGGGAATATCCGCGGCGTCCCAGACTTGCTCGGGAAGCAGGCGGCTTTGACCTACCGTTGAGTTTTCAATGACGGATAGCAAAGCCTCGGCTTCGTCGCGATGCCCGCCAGCCAGGGCGTAATGGGCGCGCTCTCCCGCGAGCAAGGGCCACGGGCGGCCAATGCCGGTTCCGTCGAAGGCCGAACCGTCCTTATGTTCGCCATAGCCGTCGCCGTTGTAGCGATACCAGCACGGACCCTGTGGCAATTCGACCGCGAGCAGGGCGTCGATGGCAGTCAGCGTATTTAGAATGCGCGGATCGTCGGGGGCGCGCAGGCCAAAACGAACCAGCGCCAGCGCATCCGGGCTGATTATGTGATACGCGCGGTCTCCGTCCTGTCCCCCATCCTGACCCGGCGGACGGTTTTTAATCGGGACGAAACCCTGGGTCGGTGAAGCGGCGCCGTCGGTCGTGTCGGGCGGGGCGATACGAACGTAATAGCCGTCAATGCCAAGCTGTTGGGCCAGATCGCCACCCGTGGCGTAGACCCAGCGCTCGATGTTGTCGTTCCAGGCATCGGCATGGTCGCGCATCGTCTGGGCCTCTTGTGAATGTCCCGTAAGATCGGCTATGTCGGCCCCGGCCAGCAGTGCAGAAATCTCAGCCGCGAGAGTGAACGGCGAATAGCCCGCGTCTTCTTCCCAGCGGTCTTGCTGCGTCACCGGACCATTGCGCAAAATAAAACTGGCGGCCTTGCGTACCATCGGCCACCAGCGTTCCAGTTTTCCAAGTGCTGCTGGCGCTTCGCGGCGCAAAAGGTCGAGCAGCAGGATGGGGAAGGCGGTTTCGTCCATCTGAACCCCGCCCCAGTAGGGCCGCCCGTCGAGCCACAAATTTTGCGCCCAATTGCCGGCGGCCTCCTGCGTGGCTTCGAGATAACGCAGCACGCGCACGGCGTCGCTGACGGCGCCCGCAGCCAGCAGCGCCCCAGCGGTTTCTACCAGGTCCCGCGGCCAGACCAGGTGATAACCCCCGAGATCTTCGTCGCCTTTGTTGAACCCCCAGGGAATGGAAAGGCTGGCGATAATCCCGCCCAGAAAATCCTTCGACTCGTGGGTCCGCAGCACAGCCGTCGAGGAACGATACAGATCGTACTGGCGTTTCGGTTCGTCCAGCGGAAGCAACGTGGTTTGCCAGTTTTTCCACTGGGAAACATAGTGCCGGCGAATCTCGGCGTAGTCTTCAGAGAGTGTGGATCGCGCTTGTTGTCCGGCCTCGGTCCAAATCGTGCCAAAGCCAAGCGCCAGCACGAACTCGCCGCCGCAGGCCGCGAGGTCGATTTCTCCCGTGAAAGCGATGTTGCCGTTCTCTGCGCGCGTATACTCCCACTCCAACTGGAAATGCTGCGAGAGGTCCTGCCAACCATCGGAAGCGCCCACGAATCCCACAGAAGTCTTCAACCAAGGCGCCGACGAAGCCAGCGACAAGTTCATGCCGTCATTTTCGGCAAAAAACATGGGAAACCCCTTGTAGTCGCCAATCCAGCCGGTATTGCCGTTCCCGCAATTGGCCAGGTGCGGCGAGAGAAGGGCGTAGAGTCGGTAATCCGCGAGTTCTCCTAATAGCGGTTCGAATCGAACCTTCTGTAGAACCACGTTGCGGTAGGGATCCGTCAACACTTCCTTGACAATGCGGTAACGTCCGTTGATCTCGGTGTTGATCAATTCGAAGGCAGGGATGCCGGGCTCAAAAGGGCGGTTTTCAAAAGTGCAGTGGCGCTTCTCCTCGGAGAAAAAATCGCGGCCGTTAGTGACAATAAATCCCAGGTCGCGCGTGCACGCCTGGTCGACGCGAGGAAAATAAACTTCGTTCAGAATGCCATGACTGAGCGTGAACCATACTCTGCTGTGCTGATTAAGGGCTGTGCCGACGCCCGTCTTCGCGCTGGAAGTCCATCGGGGTGGAATACCGGGCCAGCCCGGGGCGTAACGTGGGGCGAAATCTGCCATTCGAGAATTCTTCCTTGGGCCGAGGCTATTTCCCCGGTGAAATGACAAACGATTTACAAGCTGGAGTTCACGATTCCGCCGCTGGCGTCATCAAACCATTCAGCAGGCTCCTGATGATGAACGGTACCCAAGTAACGATGGACGATCTGCCAATCGAAGATAATAGATCACGCGGCAAAATCATGACCAGAATCTTAGATGCACGAGCGTGGAGCATAGTAACAGTATTGGGGATCGCCTGCTCCCTTTGCATGATGCTCCTGGCCGAAGCGGCCCCGGCGGAGGAGGTACGGGCTGGAGATGGTGTCGGAAAAACCGGCGTCACTGCACTGGATCGCGGATTCTCCGGACTCTACAACCTGGACTTCGCTGGGGCACAGAAAGATTTTGAAGCATGGCAGGCGCAGCATCCCGACGACCCTGTCGGGCCGGTCAGCGAAGCGGCGGGCGTCTTATTTTCCGAGTTCAGCCGTCTGGGCGTGCTGGAGGCGCAGTTCTATGAAAACGACAGCGCATTCACCGATCGCCCTAAGCTCAGCGCCGATCCTGCCCGCAGGCAACATTTTGTGAATGCGATCGGTCGGGCCGAGACTCTTTCCCACGCTCGCCTGGTCAAAGATTCCAGGGATCGCGACGCGCTGTTCGCGCTGACTCTGTCTTCGGGATTGCAAGCCGACTACGCGGCGCTGATCGAAAAACGCAATCTGGCCTCCCTTCACTTCACCAAGCAGGCGTCGGCGTCGGCACAGGAGTTGTTGGCGGTCTGTCACGATTGTTATGACGCGTTGCTCGCCACCGGCTTCAGCAAATACATCATCGGGAGCATGGCCGCCCCGGTGCGCTGGCTCCTCCGCATGGGAGGTTTGCCCGCGGACAAACAGGGCGGAATCGAGGACCTGCAAACCACCGCAGCACATGGACACTATCTGGCGCCCTTCGCCCGCATTCTACTTGCAATCGCGTATGTGCGTGAGAAGGACAAGCCCCGGGCGGTGCAATTGCTTACCAGCCTCCAGAAAGAATTTCCAGCGAACACACTCTTCACGCGTCAGATCACGCGTCTTCAGGCGGTGCGGTAGCGTACGCTGAAATTCGTCCAGAAATTTTCCCGCCTGTACATACATCCAATTCCTGAATTCTTCGCACCTCCGGCTGCCGGCCATTCATGAGAAATTCACTGGTTTGTAACCATCCTGTAACAATGCCCCGATAGAAGGGGACTATTCGACCAAGGAGGAAATCTCTCGCAATGCGCAAAATCATGCTGCTGGTGTGTGTCCTTATCACCTTGCCGGTACTCGGCCAGGCCAAGTTGAGCGACACTGGCGCAGATGTCCCTGCTTACAACTTCCCGGGGGGCAGCGGCGAATTGAAGCTTACTTCGGATATGACCGGAATCTTCCTCGGCAAGATCACGAACTGGAATAATCCGGCCATCGGCAAGATCAATCCTGAAGTAAGGTTTCCCGATCAGGAAATTATTGTTGTGCATCGCTCCGATGGCAGTAGACAACTCAAATAAGCAAGTTCAAATATGCAAGTCAAATAAGGCTCCGCTTTCACAGAATATTTTCGAGCCGTCCGTAGGAACCAAAAGGAGAGACAAAATGAAGTCAGCGAAAGTGTGTGCAATTTTATTTCTGGCGACAGGTCTGGTCGCGCAAACCAGCACCCCGCCTAAACCGAGAAAAGCGAAGCCGGCGGCCGTTACCGCGGCTGATGTGCAGGCTTTACGCGATGCGATCGAGGCCCAAAAGGCGGCGCTCGCCCTCCAGCAACAACAGTTGCAGGAATTACGCGAGGAACTTCATCATAAGGACCAGGCGGTGCAACAGGCGCAGTCCAACGCCGCCGATGCCGCGAGCAAGGCCGACGCCGCCCAGGCGGCAACCGCTCAGCAGGAGCAGTCGGTGGTTGCTCTGAAGAGCGACGTAACCGACCTGAAGGGTAGCGTGGCCAGCTCGATCGTCAGCGTGCAGGAGGCCCAGAAGACTCTTAGCGGATTTGAATCTCCGCTCGCGCTGCATTACAAAGGCGTGACGATTACGCCCGGGGGCTTTCTGGCGGCCGAATTTGTGCGCCGTTCCCGCGCTCTCGGCGCGGACATCAATACACCCTTCAATTCGCTGACCATGCCTGGCGCGTCGCAAAGCAGCATCTCGGAATTCTTCGGTTCCGGGCGCCAGTCCCGCGTGTCGATGCTGGTGGAGGGAAAAACCGGCGCTTTGAAGATGACCGGCTACGTGGAGGCCGACTTTCTCTCAGCCGGCATAACCTCTAACAACAACGAGAGCAATAGCTACACCCTGAGGCAACGGCAGGCATGGGGCCAAGCCATGCTTGATAGCGGCTTTAGCATTACTGGGGGCCAGATGTGGAGCCTGGTGACCGAAACCAAGCACGGCGTGGACAACCGCACGGAAGCGACGCCACTGACCATCGATCCGCAATATACCATCGGCTTCAGTTGGGCGCGCCAGTATGGATTGCGCGTAGCCCAGAATTTCGGCAATAAAGTCTGGTTCGCAGTTTCCATGGAAAACGCCCAGGCCACAGTTACCAGCCACGGTAATGCTTCCAATTTCCTCATCGGATCTGCCGGGTCGGGTGGTGGACTCTACAACTCAGGAATCACCAACTGCTCCACCAACTCAACCACATTTCTCACCACCTGTTCGCCGGCTGCGAGCTATGCCTTCAATCCCTCGCCTGACGTGGTTGCCAAACTGGTCTTCGAGCCCGGATTTGGACACTACGAACTCTTCGGCGTGTATGCTCGCTTTCGCGATCGCGTCTTTCCTTGCGAAGACATCTCTTCCACCACCCTCTGCGGCACCAGCACCACGCCGGGACTGGTCAGCGCCTTCGGAGCCTATAACGCCTCGAAGAATGGCGGCGGCATGGGAGCCAACGCCCGCTGGTCCTTCGCCAATAAGCACCTCGACTTCGGCCTGCATGGTTTCGGTGGCAGCGGTGTGGGCCGCTACGGAACCGGCGGACTGGCGGACACTTCCATCCGCGCCGACGGCACCCTCGACCTGATCCGAAGTTTGCAAGGTTTGACTACCCTCGAGTGGCATGGGCCCAAGGTTGATATTTACCTGAATGCCGGTGCGGAATACGCTGCCCGCGCCGCCAGCTTCGACCCCGTGATCAACAAGAACGTTGGCTACGGAGCGCCCAGCTTCAACAATTCGGGCTGCTATTCCGAGACCGGACCGGTCATCGGCGGCGGCGGATTCATCCCAGGCGGTCTTTCCAATTGCACGGCCGATACCCGCGTGCTGATCGAAGGCACCGGCGGCTTCTGGTGGAAGCTGTACGACGGCTCCGTGAAGACCGCAGAAAACAAGCCAAATCGCGGCAAACTGCAGTGGGGAGCGCAGTACTCCTACGTGACGCGGAATGCCTGGTCGGGCTCCGGCTTTCCCAACGAGCCGCATGGCATCGACGCCATGGTCTTTACGTCGTTCCGTTATTACCTGCCGTAGGAAGAGTACGACAGGTCAAGAACTCAGGCCGGCACCCGGCAGCGAACACTGTCCGGGTGCCTTTTTGTTTTTGCAGGATGTGAAACCCAAAGGCTCTGAATCGCTTATCACCGGCGGCCTCTGGAATGTTTTATACTGATGCCCTGCGGTATCTGCGTCTATCATGGCTCGCATCTCGCTTGACGACCCTCAGTATTTCCTGAATCGCGATACTTCCTGGATCGCCTTCAACCGACGCGTCCTCGAAGAGGCGGAGGACGAAGGGAACCCCCTGCTCGAGCGCTTGAAATTTCTGGCCATCTCCGCCAGCAATCTGGACGAGTTTTTCGAAGTGCGCGTCGCCGCCATGATGCAGCAGATCGAAGACGGCTACAACGAAGCCGGTCCCGACGGGCTCACGCTTACCGAGAAACGGGATGTGCTCAACAAGCTGACCCACGAATTCGTGCATGACCAGTATGATTGTTGGAGTGCCCGGCTTCGTCCGGCGCTTTCCGAAAACGGAATTCGCGTGCTGGGCCTGCATGAACTCGATTCCGAAGCCCTGCGTTTTGTCGAAGAGTATTGCGAGAGAGAACTCGACCCGCTGTTGACGCCGGTCACGGTGGATCCCGCGCACCCTTTTCCGCGAGTCATCAACAAGGCGCTATGCCTGGGTTTCCTGTTGCGCCGGCGCCGGCGCTCGGCGCTGACCTATACTGGCGTAGTATCGGTACCGCGGGCTCTGCCGCGTCTGGTGCGGCTGCCTTCGAAGCATACCGCCGATTTCATTTTCCTCGCCGACCTCGTCGCCCATCATGCGGTTCATATGTATCACGGCTACGACATTGTTTCGTCGGCTCCTTTTCGCGTGACCCGCAACAGCAATTTGTATTTAGCCGAAGAAGAAGCGCGCAGCCTGCTCGAGTCGGTGCGCGCCGAATTGCACAACCGCCGCAAGGGCGATGCCGTGCGCATGGAGATTGAGGCCGACGCCGATCCCGAGATCATCGACCGCCTGCGCACTGTCTTCGAACTCGATCCCTGGCAGGTGTTTCCCGTGAACGGCCCCGTGAATCTTTCGCGCTTGTTCAACGTGTACGAGCAGGTGAATCGCCCGGAGCTGAAATACCGTCCCTTCTCGCCCCGCGAGTTGCGCCTGACTTCGAAATCCAAGGATTTGTTCGAGGAGTTGCGCGGCCACGACATTTTGTTGCATCACCCCTATGATTCTTACGATGCGGTAGTTTCGTTCATTGAGTCCGCGGCCAAGGACGACAATGTTCTTTCCATTAAGCAGACGCTCTACCGCACCAGCGAACATTCCGCCATTGTTCCTTCGCTGATAGAAGCCGCGTCGCGCACCGAAGTGACGGCGGTGGTCGAGTTGAAGGCGCGCTTCGATGAATCCACGAACATTCGCTGGGCACGCGATATGGAAGATGCCGGTGTGCAGGTCTTCCATGGCCTGGTGGGGTTGAAAACGCATTGCAAGCTTTCGCTGCTGGTGCGGCGCGACCCCGACGGAGTGACGCGCAGCTACGCTCATATCGGAACTGGAAATTACAACGCCACGACGGCACGGCTCTATACCGATCTGAGCCTGTTTACCGCGAATCCCCAGATTACTCGCGCGGTACACGATGTGTTCAGTTTCCTGACCGCCTACGCCGAGAATCCCAGCTACGATCCGCTCCTGGTGGCGCCGCTCGATCTGGCTGAAAAATCCATTGCTCTAATCGACCGCGAGGCCGAACATGCTGGCCGCGGCAAACCGGCTCAGATCGTCGCTAAGATGAACGCTCTGCTCGACAAGGGCGTGGTGCAGGCGCTGTACCGTGCGTCACAAGCCGGCGTGCAAATCGATCTGGTAGTGCGCGGGATCTGTGCGCTCCGGCCTGGGGTGCGCGGCGTCAGCGACAACATCCGCGTGCGCAGCATAGTGGGCAGATTTCTCGAGCACAGCCGCATTTTCTATTTCGCCAACGGCGGCGAAGAGGAAATCTACATCGGCAGTGCCGACTGGATGCCGCGCAATCTTTACGAACGCGTCGAAGTGCTGGTCCCGGTCCGCGATGTCATGTTGCGGCAGCGGATCCGTCATGAAATCCTGGAAGCCTACCTCGCCGACAACCGCAAAGCTCGGCTGTTATTGAAAGATGCCACCTACATCCGGGCATGGCAAACCTTGCAGGGTACGCGGAACCGCCGCCCCCCCACAGGCGCCGCGGCTTTTTCCGCCCAGGATTTTTTGATCGGAATTGCGGAAGGAAAGTCGCCGATTATACCTGCCGTGCCCAATTCCCCAAGAAGGCGTAAAGTAGTAGCGGCAAGAGCAAGAGAACGATAAGCCAAGTCGATAATCAAATCCGATCACCAGAACGATAACGACGATGATTCTATATTTTCTACGCCACGCCAGCGCGGGCGAGCACTTTGCCGATCCGAAGAAGGACGAGAAGCGCGCCCTCGACAAAGAGGGTATTGAGCAGTGCGGCTACATCGGCCGCGCCCTGGCCGCTCTGGATGTGCAAGTGGACGCGATCGTCTCCAGTCCGCTGAAACGTTGCACCCAGACCGCTTCGCTGGTGGGCAATGAGTTGGGCTATGAGGGCAAACTGCAACTCGACGCCGGGCTGCGGCCCGAAGCCGGACTCGCCGAATTCCGCAAATTGCTTACCAAGTATTCCGGCCAGGAAGCCATCATGGTGGTCGGCCATAATCCCAACCTGAGCCATTTCCTCGGATCGATCATCAGTGATTCCGGCTGTGAAGCTTCGCTCGAACTGAAGAAGGGCGCGATAGCCAAAGTAGAAACCCGCCGCACTTCTGGGACTTTACAGTGGTGCGTTACTCCGAAAGTCTTGCGGACCCTCTATGAGACGGCGGTGGTAAGCTCGCGGCCGAACACTTCCCGGAAATAATCCCGTTCTTTCTCGATGGCCCACAGTTCCAGGTCCACGCCCATGCGCCGCCTCGGCACCAGGGTCAGTCGGACTTCCGCCGAGCGCAAGCTGATACGTACTCTTTCTACCGCGCGGCTGCGCCCCAGGTTCAGGGCGCGGGCCAACCGCAGCAATAAAATCGCCTTCTGCGCGTCGTCGCGGTCGGCGGGATCGACCACCTTCATAGGACCGTCTTCCATCGTGGGCCGCGATTTTCCGAGATAGCGTGCAACCGCCGCGATCAGCCGTCTCTGCTGCGGCGTGTAACCCAGAATTTCTGAGTTCGAAATAATGTAATGAGTATGGCGATGGCGCCCGTTACGGTTCACATAGTCGCCTACTTCATACAGCATCGCCGCCGCCGACAGCCATTCGAGATATTCCGGCGGCAGCCGGTGCAGCGTGCGCAGCCCAGCGAACAATGTAACGGCAGCGTCCCGCACATCGAACGCGTGCTTGCGGTCCACGTGGTAATGGTCGACCGCTTTCATAATCGATTCCCAACGCTCGGATTCGATCTGCCGGCCGGAGCGCGTGCTGCGATCATAGTCCGCCGCCATCTGGGCGAGAATTCCGTCGCGCAGGCCGAGCGGCGAGTAGCGAAAACCTTTGAGGTGAAGCCGGTCGAGCAGTTCGTGATATACCGCGGCTCCAGCCACAATAATCTCCGCCCGCCGCGGGCCGATGCCCTCAATTTTGCGGCGCTCCGCCACCGGCAGTCGCGCCAGCCGCTTCGCGATCCGGCTCATTTCGGCCCGCGATACCATGTGCCGCTGCCGGCCCGCGCCCTGGCGCATATGATCGGCAACCTCCGCGAGGGCGGCCGCGGTTCCGGACGTCGCGATCACATTCCGCACCTTGGCGCTCGCAATGCGGTCGGTGATGCGATTGACTTCGCGCGTCACAAAGCCGCGCAGACGTTTCAGTTCGCCTTTGCGGGGAGGATCATGACTTAGAAATTCGTTCGTCAGCCGCACCGCGCCCAGCGGCAGGCTCACCGCGTCGCGAATGTGGCCGCCCTGCGTGACCGTCAGTTCGCAACTGCCTCCTCCAAGATCCATCATGAGAGTCGGACTGCGGTCCACCCGTGGACTCGAGATGAGTCCCAGATGAATCAGGCGCGCTTCTTCCACGCCAGAGATGATCTCGACTCGCCAACCCGTCGCCGAGCCTACCCACTCGATGAACGCCTGTGAATTACGGGCGTCGCGCAACGCGCTCGTCGCCACTACCCTCACGCTGTCGGTGACGATCTGTTGCGTGGCCCGATGGAATCGACGCAGAACTTTTACCGTCTCTGCCATCGAGTCCGGCGTCAGGAATCCAGAACTGAACACTCCTTCGCCCAGTCGCGTCACTTCGCGGTCCTCGTGCAGAGGATGGAGCCGGCCCGCTTGCAGACGCGCAATTTTTAGCCGGACAGAGTTCGAACCGATATCGACGGCGGCAAACGTGGGCATGGAGAAGCCTCACAGTGTACATGGACGGCCGGAACTTCCTCAGCTTTTTACGATTCGAATCGACGCACTGGCTAAGTTTTAACATTTTTGTAACAAGTCTCTGCTACGGTTAAATTGCATGGCCAACGCTGGCTTTCCTCGGCCTGAAACACTTGGACCGCAACCCGTTGAAGGAACGAAAGTTACATCCACATCAGCACCGCGGACGGCGGCCTTGTTGTCTTCCTCTGCCGGCGACTTTCCGGATTGGATTTTAAAATCCGCCATGCCGCCATGCGGCCTCGCGCTGCTCGGTGTGCCGCTCCAGATTTATCGGTACGCCAATTCTCCTAATAACGATTGGCATCGGCAGGCATGGGCGGGCTCGCTAGTGCTTATGGTTCTCATCGTTTCCTCTGTGACGGCGGTACGCTTCGCCGTGCATCGCGGTACCTTTGGAGCGGCATAGATTTTTAGCGGCATCAGTCGGTTATGGGAGTTGGAATCCAAGTCGACAAACTGAACGCCTGGTACGGCAAAGGCCAGGCGTTATATGAGATCAATCTCAACGTGACGGCGAACCGCGCCACCGCTCTGATTGGTCCGTCAGGATGCGGCAAGTCTACGTTCATCCGCTGCCTCAATCGCATGCATGAGACCATTCCTGAGGCGCGCATCGAAGGCAGTGTGCGCATCGGCGAAATCGACGCCTACAACGGCACCTCGGCTACGCAACTTCGCCGCCGCGTGGGCATGGTGTTCCAGAAGGCTAATCCCTTTCCCACCATGTCAATTTATGACAACGTGGCCTCTGGTTTAAAGCTCAACGGATTCCGCGACCGCCGCAAACTCGACGACGTCGTCCAGCATTCGCTCGAAGTTTCGGCACTCTGGGACGAGGTGAAGGACACGGTTCACAAAAAGTCCGGCGCCAGCCTCTCCGGCGGCCAGCAGCAGCGCCTGTGCATCGCGCGCGCCCTCGCGGTCGAGCCCGAGGTCCTGCTGATGGATGAACCCTGTTCCGCCTTGGACCCGATTTCTACAGGAAAAATCGAAGAATTGATCTTCCAGCTCAAGGAACGGTATACCATCGTAATTGTGACTCACAACATGCAGCAGGCGGCGCGCGTCGCCGAATTCACGGGATTCTTCCTGCTCGGCAAGTTGATTGAGTTCGACAAGACGGAAAAGATTTTTACCAAGCCATCCGACAAGAAGACGGAAGACTACATTACGGGAAGGTTTGGATAAGAGCAGTCGTCGGTCGTTAGTCGTCGGTCATCGGCCCTTTAGTCGGCAGCCTGTGGCAAACGATGCTGCGAAAAGATTTGGCCGACGACCAAAAGCCGACGACCGACGACTGACTTAGGGAAGGGTTCGGACAATGCGCACGCGCTTTCAGCAAGGGCTTGACGATCTGCGGCAACGGTTGCTTCGCATGGGAGGGCTGGCCGAGCAGGCAGTCGATCGCGCCCGCCAGGCCTATGTGGACCGCGACCTCACCCGCTGCCAGATGGTGCTGGAAGGCGAGAGCATGATCAACATGGCGGAGCGCGAAATCGACGAAGCCGCTTTCGATCTGCTCGCGATGCAGCAGCCCATGGCCGTCGACCTGCGCTTTATCCTCGCGGTCACCAAGATTAATTCCGACCTCGAACGCGTGGGCGATCAGGCGGTCAACATCGCCGAGCGTGTTATGGACATGGTCGAACTTCCCGCCGCCGATTTGCCGGTCGATATCGCCCGCATGGGTTCGGCGGTCAGCGCCATGGTGCGCCGCGCCCTGGAATCGTTCATCGAAGGCAAAGCCGAACTGGCGCAGGCCGTGCTCGAAATGGACAGCGTCATCGACCGCATGCGCGACGACGCCTTCATTCAGTTGGTCAAAACCATGAACGACCGCCCCGAAGTCGTGCGGCAGGCCCTCGACGCGCTACTCGTTGCCCGCAATCTGGAGCGAGTCGCCGACCACGCCACCAACATCGCCGAAGATGTCATCTTCTGGGTGCAGGGCGCTGATGTTCGCCACAACGTGCATCCCGAAGATTCCGAGAGCCCCGAGCCGCAGCGCCCAACCCAGCGGGCCTCGGGCCTATAGTCTATGGATCGAATAAATTTGTGGGCACACGGATAAACTTGTGGGGACAGCCGCCCCTTCGGCAAGCTCAGGGCAGGCTCCCGGCTGTCCGCTCGAGCGAGGCTCGACAGGCTTCTTGTTCGGAGCTCAACCGACATTTTGTTTGAGGCTTTTGACCCTACACGCCAGTTGAATTACGCTCATCATCTCTTTCTTGTTGACTCCACCGACTGCCGGAGGCGCTGTGACTCCTTCATCCGTGACTCGTTCATCCCTACATCCCCGTTCCTTGTCATTCCGAGCGCAGCGAGGAATCTGCTTTTTCTTGCTGGCTGCGACAACCTTCGTCGCCGCGCAGTCGCCTTCCGCATCCCCCGCCGATCGCCCTCCCATCATGCTCCCTACCAGCAAAATGCTGACCGTCCCCTCCCCTGGCCGCATCGGGAGCACTAACAGCTTTCCCGTGACGATGGTCGTGAGTCCCGACGGCCATTACGCGGCGTTGCTGAATGACGGCTACGGCACGCAGGAAACTCTGGCGCACCAGTCGATCGCGGTGCTCGATCTGAAA
Above is a window of Candidatus Sulfotelmatobacter sp. DNA encoding:
- the phoU gene encoding phosphate signaling complex protein PhoU, with translation MRTRFQQGLDDLRQRLLRMGGLAEQAVDRARQAYVDRDLTRCQMVLEGESMINMAEREIDEAAFDLLAMQQPMAVDLRFILAVTKINSDLERVGDQAVNIAERVMDMVELPAADLPVDIARMGSAVSAMVRRALESFIEGKAELAQAVLEMDSVIDRMRDDAFIQLVKTMNDRPEVVRQALDALLVARNLERVADHATNIAEDVIFWVQGADVRHNVHPEDSESPEPQRPTQRASGL
- the pstB gene encoding phosphate ABC transporter ATP-binding protein PstB, whose amino-acid sequence is MGVGIQVDKLNAWYGKGQALYEINLNVTANRATALIGPSGCGKSTFIRCLNRMHETIPEARIEGSVRIGEIDAYNGTSATQLRRRVGMVFQKANPFPTMSIYDNVASGLKLNGFRDRRKLDDVVQHSLEVSALWDEVKDTVHKKSGASLSGGQQQRLCIARALAVEPEVLLMDEPCSALDPISTGKIEELIFQLKERYTIVIVTHNMQQAARVAEFTGFFLLGKLIEFDKTEKIFTKPSDKKTEDYITGRFG